The following are encoded in a window of Mycobacterium vicinigordonae genomic DNA:
- a CDS encoding aromatic ring-hydroxylating oxygenase subunit alpha: MFDPETQFEKATARGPRLSDGVRVADLIDLEERTVCARLHSDEEIYRLEMERIFGRCWIAVAHESEIPNPGDYVTRAIGEDPVIVSRDRSGGINILLNTCSHRGMNVCRAEMGNTKFFRCPYHAWSYDATGRLVSVSAEQEMYDGALDKEKYGLRRARVATYAGMVFGTWSEEAPPLKEELGGITFYLDMAFNRSRSGLEVLGPPQRWTFDANWKLAAEQFSGDAYHTVMLHNSLAELGVFPKDPAAILLGVNVGTEGAHTLRCLDMEGVMAGLGAAATEGMFDQAPPPGMDAELVAQVTEVLSTEQVNAFIKTPPVVGQVFPTLAWINMLLPNAASEIKGGVITFRTWVPRGLDHMEIMSWTLVEKDASEEIRRATARSTIQTFSDSGIFEQDDAESWAGVYRAIRGAQGQKQRLLYFSTCGEPIKENGCLTWPGMGRDDIQWLFWKRYRELMEN; this comes from the coding sequence GTGTTCGACCCCGAGACTCAGTTCGAGAAGGCAACCGCTCGCGGTCCTCGGCTATCGGACGGTGTGCGGGTTGCCGACCTGATCGACCTCGAAGAACGCACTGTTTGCGCCAGACTCCACTCGGATGAAGAAATCTACCGCCTGGAGATGGAACGCATCTTTGGCCGGTGTTGGATCGCTGTGGCCCACGAAAGTGAGATCCCCAACCCGGGTGATTACGTCACCAGAGCCATCGGCGAAGACCCGGTTATCGTCTCGCGCGACCGCTCTGGAGGCATCAACATCCTGTTAAATACGTGCTCTCACCGCGGCATGAATGTGTGCCGAGCCGAAATGGGCAACACAAAGTTTTTCCGCTGCCCGTATCACGCGTGGAGCTACGACGCGACTGGGCGTCTGGTGAGCGTGAGCGCCGAACAGGAAATGTATGACGGCGCGCTGGACAAGGAAAAGTATGGACTCCGGCGGGCGCGCGTAGCTACCTACGCCGGCATGGTATTTGGGACTTGGTCTGAGGAAGCCCCACCGCTTAAGGAGGAGCTTGGCGGCATCACTTTTTACCTTGATATGGCGTTCAACCGGTCACGAAGCGGTCTTGAGGTGCTCGGACCTCCGCAACGGTGGACTTTCGATGCCAACTGGAAACTCGCGGCAGAACAATTTTCAGGCGATGCCTACCACACTGTGATGTTGCACAATTCGCTTGCCGAGCTGGGCGTGTTTCCAAAGGATCCGGCCGCGATTCTCCTCGGGGTTAATGTCGGCACCGAGGGCGCACACACCTTGAGATGCCTAGACATGGAAGGTGTCATGGCGGGATTGGGTGCGGCGGCGACGGAAGGCATGTTTGATCAGGCGCCCCCACCGGGGATGGATGCCGAGCTGGTCGCGCAAGTAACGGAGGTCCTCAGCACCGAGCAGGTGAACGCGTTCATCAAGACTCCACCAGTGGTGGGGCAGGTTTTCCCGACGCTTGCATGGATCAACATGTTGCTACCCAACGCGGCTTCTGAAATCAAAGGCGGAGTCATCACCTTCCGTACCTGGGTTCCCCGGGGTCTTGACCACATGGAAATCATGTCGTGGACTCTTGTCGAGAAAGACGCTTCCGAAGAGATCCGTCGAGCCACAGCGCGGTCAACGATCCAAACCTTCAGCGACAGCGGCATCTTCGAGCAAGACGATGCCGAATCCTGGGCTGGCGTATACCGAGCGATCCGCGGAGCACAGGGCCAAAAACAGCGCCTTCTTTACTTCTCCACCTGCGGTGAGCCCATTAAGGAAAATGGCTGCCTCACCTGGCCCGGAATGGGACGCGACGATATTCAATGGCTGTTTTGGAAGCGCTACCGAGAACTGATGGAGAACTGA
- a CDS encoding aromatic-ring-hydroxylating dioxygenase subunit beta translates to MQSVATGQSPNEPMARTTQHPRPEPDSLPALAYSDPRFAAAQQFLTREAFLLDHGRFHEWMEMLDQDLEYRMPVRVTAWRADGEGFTDAMHFDDTYASMQGRVARLDTGYAWGEDPPSRTRRFISNITVTAPTHDDHELHVVSYLLVARSRWDNPTYQFLSAERRDLLRQAPNHHGKYKLLNREILVDQSNLGTVNLAIFL, encoded by the coding sequence ATGCAAAGCGTGGCAACCGGGCAGTCGCCCAACGAACCGATGGCGCGCACCACTCAGCACCCACGACCCGAACCCGATTCCTTGCCTGCACTCGCCTACTCGGACCCAAGGTTCGCCGCGGCTCAGCAATTTCTGACCCGCGAAGCGTTCCTCCTCGATCATGGACGCTTCCACGAGTGGATGGAAATGCTGGACCAAGATCTCGAGTACCGCATGCCGGTACGGGTCACAGCGTGGCGCGCCGACGGCGAAGGATTCACCGACGCAATGCATTTCGACGATACCTACGCATCGATGCAAGGCCGAGTCGCCCGCCTTGACACTGGCTACGCCTGGGGCGAAGACCCGCCCTCAAGAACCCGTCGATTCATCAGCAACATCACCGTTACCGCGCCAACACACGACGACCACGAACTGCACGTAGTCAGTTACCTGCTGGTCGCACGCAGTCGATGGGACAACCCCACCTACCAATTCCTTTCCGCCGAACGGCGCGACCTGCTACGTCAGGCGCCCAACCACCACGGAAAGTACAAACTACTGAACCGCGAGATCCTGGTTGACCAATCCAACCTCGGAACCGTCAACCTAGCCATCTTCCTCTAA
- a CDS encoding indolepyruvate ferredoxin oxidoreductase family protein — MSTVDASAGRPDLLDRQHAGRGAASITPALLTGVQAIARALIEQRARDRRHGRNTATFVSGYQGSPLGGLDTLLAGMEGLEEQHAIRLIPGVNEEIASTAVWGSQQTLPTGSRTVDGVVGVWYGKGPGLDRASDSIRHANLYGTDPRGGVVAYVGDDPACKSSTLPFVSDAALAALNIPFFYPRNAEEIVEHTMLAVELSRASGCWVAVKIVADVADGLWTLERDFADLHISIPEVEWDGRPWRYRQRRVTTPGESALAETDLVGPRWKMVQAFLDANLREPIQDGTVTARVGVLAAGAPYDSTRQALKDLGLHDDRSPTPGIRLMQVAAPFPLSTRQVVDFAKGLDLVFVVEEKGNLLESQVKDALYQVERRPTVVGKRDDRGRALIPADGELVAARLHGPLRRVLRSYLEIRPEPLHRIELSVLPTHRIPYFCSGCPHNRSTVVPEGSLAAGGIGCHTLASVSARSDAAITGWTQMGGEGAQWIGQSAFTDVEHVFQNVGDGTFFHSGQLALQAAIAAGVNVTYKLLYNAAVAMTGAQDPQAGLPVPALTRKLMAEGVKQIIVCADEPDRYRGTKFAKGATLWPRERLDEAQRRLREVKGVTVLIYDQQCAANARRLRKRGKLPTRTTRVVINEAVCEGCGDCGIKSNCLSVQPVETEYGRKTRIEQTSCNTDYSCLEGDCPSFVTLDVGRYRGDTKARRAPTRPNPPDVTDIRPRLTDTDIFLAGIGGTGIVTVNRLLADAALRAGYHVAGLDQTGLSQKAGPVVSHLRMRIDGAALTNRVGEGSADLFLAFDLLVAAESKFAKYADTTRTTIVASTSKTPTGDMVFDAGVAYPDDRLFLDRLRERSTRLLTVDALAVANDVMGSTTAANLLLVGMAFQSGALPIPAHHIEEAIRSSGVAVAANMAAFRWGRAIAIDGASAPPQKRTAQRRPNAVVDSAVAAGGFSGETLRLVQIRAQNLVDYQGTRLALTYIGDTSAVWKAERRLGDSTSLSEATARYLYKLMAYKDEYEVARLLTDPDFIAHAESQVPGGRQLTYRLHPPILRALGLKRKIALKPWTRPMLRLLVRARFIRGTVVDPFGYAQVRRVERALIDEYRAQLHTSIASLSAESYEKAVALAEAPDLIRGYEDIKLNSIVRYHERVNELNSA; from the coding sequence ATGAGCACCGTCGATGCCTCCGCCGGCCGACCCGATCTCCTGGACCGTCAGCACGCCGGGCGCGGTGCCGCTTCTATCACCCCTGCCCTGCTTACCGGGGTCCAGGCAATCGCTCGGGCTCTGATCGAACAGCGGGCCCGCGATCGTCGCCATGGGCGGAACACGGCGACGTTCGTCTCCGGCTACCAGGGCTCACCACTGGGCGGCCTCGACACGCTACTAGCGGGGATGGAAGGGCTTGAGGAGCAGCATGCCATCAGGCTCATTCCTGGGGTCAACGAAGAGATCGCGTCGACCGCGGTCTGGGGTAGCCAGCAAACCCTTCCGACTGGCTCCAGGACCGTCGACGGGGTCGTCGGTGTCTGGTATGGCAAGGGCCCCGGACTCGATCGGGCGTCGGATTCGATCCGTCACGCCAACCTCTACGGCACCGATCCCCGTGGCGGGGTCGTTGCCTACGTCGGTGATGACCCCGCCTGCAAATCCTCGACACTTCCCTTCGTCAGCGACGCCGCACTTGCAGCTCTCAACATCCCGTTCTTCTATCCACGGAATGCTGAGGAGATCGTCGAACACACGATGCTTGCCGTCGAGCTCTCGCGGGCCAGCGGCTGCTGGGTCGCTGTGAAGATCGTGGCGGACGTCGCCGACGGGCTGTGGACTCTTGAGCGAGATTTCGCCGATCTCCACATCTCGATCCCGGAAGTCGAATGGGATGGTCGACCTTGGCGGTACCGCCAGCGCAGGGTCACCACGCCCGGTGAGAGTGCTCTCGCTGAAACGGACCTCGTGGGACCACGGTGGAAGATGGTGCAAGCGTTCCTGGATGCCAACCTGCGCGAACCCATCCAAGATGGCACCGTCACCGCACGGGTTGGCGTTCTCGCTGCTGGCGCTCCCTACGACTCCACGCGGCAAGCGCTGAAGGATCTCGGGCTCCACGACGATCGTTCTCCAACGCCGGGGATCCGGCTGATGCAGGTGGCGGCGCCCTTTCCTCTGAGTACCCGCCAAGTCGTCGATTTCGCTAAAGGTTTGGACCTTGTCTTTGTCGTCGAGGAGAAAGGCAACCTGCTCGAGTCACAGGTCAAGGACGCGCTCTATCAGGTCGAGCGACGGCCAACCGTCGTCGGTAAACGCGATGATCGGGGCCGAGCGCTCATCCCCGCCGACGGTGAGCTTGTTGCCGCAAGACTGCACGGCCCGCTTCGTCGAGTCCTACGGTCATATCTCGAGATCCGACCAGAGCCACTGCATCGAATCGAACTCAGTGTCCTGCCCACACACCGTATTCCGTACTTCTGCTCCGGCTGTCCCCACAACCGATCAACGGTGGTGCCTGAGGGGTCCTTGGCAGCTGGTGGAATCGGATGCCACACTTTGGCATCAGTGTCGGCGCGGTCCGACGCAGCGATTACTGGCTGGACTCAGATGGGCGGCGAAGGTGCCCAATGGATCGGGCAATCGGCGTTTACGGACGTCGAGCATGTCTTCCAGAATGTCGGTGACGGAACGTTCTTCCACTCGGGCCAGTTGGCTCTGCAAGCTGCTATCGCCGCCGGTGTAAACGTGACCTACAAACTCCTTTACAACGCGGCTGTGGCCATGACCGGGGCTCAGGATCCGCAGGCCGGTCTGCCGGTTCCTGCCTTGACGAGAAAATTAATGGCCGAGGGCGTCAAGCAAATCATCGTCTGCGCTGACGAGCCGGACCGCTATCGTGGCACCAAGTTTGCGAAAGGCGCCACGCTGTGGCCCCGCGAACGGCTCGACGAAGCGCAGCGGAGGCTACGTGAGGTCAAGGGCGTCACCGTCTTAATCTACGACCAGCAGTGCGCGGCGAACGCCCGCAGACTGCGCAAACGCGGAAAGCTGCCTACTCGCACGACTCGTGTCGTGATCAATGAAGCCGTCTGTGAGGGCTGTGGTGACTGCGGGATCAAGAGCAACTGCTTGTCGGTGCAGCCGGTGGAGACGGAGTACGGCAGAAAGACCCGTATCGAGCAGACGTCTTGCAACACCGACTATTCCTGCTTGGAGGGCGATTGCCCAAGCTTTGTGACCCTCGACGTCGGCCGCTATCGAGGCGACACGAAAGCGCGACGCGCACCCACTCGGCCCAACCCACCCGACGTCACTGACATCAGACCACGATTGACCGACACCGACATCTTCCTGGCGGGTATCGGGGGAACGGGAATCGTAACCGTCAACCGGCTCCTCGCCGACGCTGCTCTTCGTGCCGGCTACCACGTTGCAGGCCTAGACCAAACCGGCCTCAGCCAGAAGGCGGGCCCAGTGGTGTCCCACCTCCGTATGCGAATCGACGGCGCGGCTCTGACCAACCGGGTAGGCGAAGGCTCCGCCGACCTCTTTCTTGCCTTCGATCTGCTAGTAGCCGCCGAATCAAAGTTCGCGAAGTACGCAGATACCACGCGCACAACGATCGTGGCGTCGACAAGCAAGACCCCGACCGGCGACATGGTGTTCGATGCCGGCGTCGCCTACCCAGATGACCGGCTTTTTCTCGATCGACTGCGCGAGCGGTCGACAAGACTGCTGACCGTCGACGCGTTGGCGGTGGCCAACGATGTTATGGGATCGACGACTGCGGCCAACCTCCTTCTCGTTGGCATGGCATTCCAAAGCGGTGCACTTCCGATCCCAGCGCATCACATAGAGGAGGCCATCAGATCGAGCGGTGTCGCTGTTGCCGCCAACATGGCGGCCTTTCGGTGGGGCCGGGCGATTGCCATTGACGGGGCCAGTGCGCCCCCCCAGAAGCGAACCGCCCAGCGGCGGCCAAACGCCGTGGTGGACTCCGCAGTCGCCGCGGGCGGATTCAGCGGGGAGACCCTACGGCTGGTCCAGATTCGGGCGCAGAATCTGGTCGACTACCAGGGCACGCGGCTCGCGCTCACCTACATCGGTGACACGAGCGCTGTCTGGAAGGCCGAGCGTCGGCTCGGCGACAGCACAAGCCTAAGCGAGGCAACCGCGCGCTATCTCTATAAGCTGATGGCCTACAAGGACGAGTACGAAGTCGCGCGGCTGCTCACCGACCCGGACTTCATCGCCCACGCGGAGTCTCAGGTGCCCGGTGGACGACAGCTCACCTACAGGCTGCATCCGCCGATTCTGCGCGCCCTGGGCTTGAAGAGAAAGATCGCTCTCAAGCCTTGGACGCGCCCGATGCTGCGTCTGCTCGTGCGGGCGCGATTCATCCGAGGCACCGTGGTCGACCCGTTCGGCTACGCGCAGGTGCGCCGAGTCGAGCGAGCGCTGATCGATGAATATCGCGCCCAGCTCCACACCAGCATCGCGTCACTGTCAGCCGAGTCGTACGAGAAGGCGGTGGCATTGGCCGAAGCGCCCGACCTGATCCGCGGCTACGAGGACATCAAGTTAAACAGCATCGTCCGCTATCACGAACGAGTGAACGAACTGAACTCCGCATGA
- a CDS encoding aromatic-ring-hydroxylating dioxygenase subunit beta translates to MQSVATGQSPNEPMARTTQHPRPEPDSLPALAYSDPRFAAAQQFLTREAFLLDHGRFHEWMEMLDQDLEYRMPVRVTAWRADGEGFTDAMHFDDTYASMQGRVARLDTGYAWGEDPPSRTRRFISNITVTAPTHDDHELHVVSYLLVARSRWDNPTYQFLSAERRDLLRQAPNHHGKYKLLNREILVDQSNLGTVNLAIFL, encoded by the coding sequence ATGCAAAGCGTGGCAACCGGGCAGTCGCCCAACGAACCGATGGCGCGCACCACTCAGCACCCACGACCCGAACCCGATTCCTTGCCTGCACTCGCCTACTCGGACCCAAGGTTCGCCGCGGCTCAGCAATTTCTGACCCGCGAAGCGTTCCTCCTCGATCATGGACGCTTCCACGAGTGGATGGAAATGCTGGACCAAGATCTCGAGTACCGCATGCCGGTACGGGTCACAGCGTGGCGCGCCGACGGCGAAGGATTCACCGACGCAATGCATTTCGACGATACCTACGCATCGATGCAAGGCCGAGTCGCCCGCCTTGACACTGGCTACGCCTGGGGCGAAGACCCGCCCTCAAGAACCCGTCGATTCATCAGCAACATCACCGTTACCGCGCCAACACACGACGACCACGAACTGCACGTAGTCAGTTACCTGCTGGTCGCACGCAGTCGATGGGACAACCCCACCTACCAATTCCTTTCCGCCGAACGGCGCGACCTGCTACGTCAGGCGCCCAACCACCACGGAAAGTACAAACTACTGAACCGCGAGATCCTGGTTGACCAATCCAACCTCGGAACCGTCAACCTAGCCATCTTCCTGTGA